ttcttttaaattcttcaACATATgttatgcatttttttttcaagtaaattacaaaatgtgtaaaaaaagatgaagcaAATGGTGATAAGAAATactgtataaaaagaaaaattactatcattaattcttttaaatttattatcttaaatattattaatattcaattcTTACGTGTAGATCTTGTAGTATCTTTGCAATTAATACACAATTCATTCGTCCAATAGACAATTTAAATGTTCCATGTGACATAACATCATCTTGATTTGTATCAATATCAGAACACACATACAATTTTGGAGTGTGTCtcacatattttatatccaaAACTTTATCTTCATCAGTTGTTAATATCTTTaaacaagatatatatcataatctatataaaataaaaaagtccaatagtataaaaatgcatataaaaataattacttttgtaTAGAGTGTTTCTTCATTCAAATCTTCCACAAGTAAATTTCTTAAATGGATGCGGAGGACCATTCTTTCATTAGCAATGTAGATACAATCATTTTCTATAcctaatatttctattttcattaaatctgCATCCTTGTCACATAATCGAATGGTTAATGTACTAATTCTTGCAGAATAATTGAGCTTAATTGCACCTGTaacaaaacaatattattatataattgaaataatttatataggtcattTGTCATTGTATAATTAGttacatttgtaaatattttatgtttttaattttatttaaaaatataatatcgtacattttttaaattaaaaatattatatatttttaattttacctgGTGGGATGGGTGGATCATGatcattctctttccattcaataatttctaaacAAAGTTTCTTAATAAACTCAAATAAGAGAGTTCCACAcaatattctaaaataaacgtacattttaaattaaaaatgtatatttaaataaatagaattagaAAAGGTAATATACATACCGATCAATAGAGCCCCAAAAATTTTTTGCTTTCAGCAATGCAGGTCTATGAAGAATAATATTCATGTTCACAAGATTTATAAGCAATgatctttcaatatttttaaagaatgcTTTAAAATCTGGACAGTCTGATCTAACCTAgagataaacaaatttttaaaaatgacattcaatgtacaaaaataaattgaaaatattcaagataCCTTGCGGTATGATAGAACAAAAACTTCGTGAAATTCGCCTGTTGATATAAATTCCAAATATGACCCAGTAATATCTGCATTTGTTTTATCAAGCAGAAGTATAGAACCAATACCAAATTGGATGGCAAATCCATATTCCATTATGCCACTTTCAATATACACTGTATGTAATCTTAAATTTAAGTATGGTTCTTCTCTAGTTTCATTCATAAATCCCACATGAAGAGAAAGCtaaattttaagaataatatattattgtaaatataataaatataattaaaaaatgaaaagtgtaTGTAGCAATACTAACCTCTCCAATAGCAAATCTTACAAGGAAGTTCATATGATTATATGGAGACACATTGTCATCAAAaccatataaatttatagtttTAGATAATAATTCCAAATCTTCTTCACTAACTTCAGAAGATACAACACTTCTGTTAAATTGATATTacgtttatgaaaatatatataatacatacttaatgtaattaataaaaacatgttGTTGTATTACCTATCAAGCCTTGgtacattattaattaaaagttctTGCATAAcacgatcaaattttttttgagCTTTAGTTACAGTTGGTAGACATATACTGTGCTGTATTCGTTTGAGttcttttaatgataaaacaagcatattattttttatttcaggatTGATTTGTTTCATAAATGCTTGATATTCCTTTGTGTAATTCCAgcaaaatatagataaagtatttaaaaaatatatgatcaaTTGTATTTTACTTTCTGATACATTAAATTTCAAACGTGGTACAGATACATTAAGTTTCACTCTGAAAGTatgattgattaaaatatgtcaatagctaatagattaataatatcaatagcTAACTTATTAAGGATTACCTTGGTAATTGACGATATTCAGGCTTAATACTATATGAAATAGTAGCATTTGCTTGCGTTTTTGATATAAAGTGGTATTCTGAATCTTTTTGCTTTCTAGCAGACCGCCAGTCATCTCCTGAATaaacatgaaataaaaaaagaaggagaggaactTTTCAAAAAGGACTATTCCTTTTACAAACCTGAATGACAACAAAGAATTTGCCCTCCattaaatgtaatatgaaGTCTGTCATAAAGTAATTCTTCTAATTCCATAAGTGTAGCATCTTCTAATTGCAAATTGATTGCTTGTAATTCATTGACCAATGATATATTCCCAAAATCCAAAATCATTAAATACCCTTCTCTGTAATATATAGtgttattaattacaatagtaatagaaaattgcaatagaaaatatactatattaaattCACCTTTGTATAGATCCATGTTCTGGAAATACAATATAGGGCCCAtctatatcgatttttaaagttATTCTAAACGTTTGTGATGTAATACTATCTATGAAATTCAGAAATTTCATAACACCACTATTGCATAATTTATATGACCAAGTAAGAGTATCTTTAATATAAGGATTGcccaatttgaaaaaattaataatttccatCATAGCatactaaaaaataatgtagatAATAGCATTATCATATGAtactaaatttattatattgattagaaatgttatattattacatgatgataaataatttcaatagttTCTAGTTTTACTGAAAGATCGAAACTAGGATCCacatcttttccatttttttcaaagtctAAAGCCAAAAAATTAGTTGATACATTCCCTGTAAATAAACAACTTTAATCtagttaatataaaatatcattaaatttaaatcattttaatatgtagatatatatattacccGTTAAAACATTATCAACAATGATCAAAGGAACTAGATCACCTTCCTGTGAAACTCCTTCAACTACACAACTTTCTGCTCTAGCAGAAATTTTAAATGCTGATAATTTTGGTGCTGTCTCCATACTTGTTAGAAATTGTGTAACAGTAGCTACAAGTACTTCCTTATTTTTGCTTAGTAAgctcaaagaaaaatttgccaaagtaaaattgtatttgtaatctgaaatatacataatacttTTCAGatggaattttttattaaatatagaaaataaatgtagtGTTATGAATCAAATGAATTGTTATGcattttaaatcaaaataattcattaaaaaagaagtttataATACGAACATGTTAAGTGTTCCAGCAAGTAAAgtagaatatattatcattgatCATACCAATTGGTCTTGACAATTTCTCCAACTTTATTTTTGCACTTGGACTATTATCAAGTAAATTGTAGAACATCCTCCTCTTATCCTGATCAATAGGTTGTGCATTATCTTGTGACTTATTCTCATTCGGAAAtacaacttctttttctttcattgcaCCTGCTTTTAATGATTCATGGGATTgcttaatctttttatttcgtaattctTGTCTAGCATGTTCTCGTGCTATCACTATATTCACTATTGTTAAATTATCTTCGAATTTTTGCATATCCAGTTTCAATTCTGTATCATTTggttgtaataaaatttgagTATAcatctctttatattttttataattttttctatgcttttctatatttttccaaatataTGGTCTAATGTATTGATCTAGGACAGAATAATATGCATATTTCCACCATGATGAAGGGCTCTCTTGAATTTTCTTCTGAGGTCTATATTTTCGATGAGGTCTACAATGTTaagcgaataaaatatatgtataagatatTCTGGAAGGAAATACTATCAAAtatctgtaaatatataccTGTTAATAATTGCTCTTTGTAAAGAATCATATAGATGGCAAAATGTAATATACTGCATTTCTGAAATTTGCATTGCTACATCTTGAAGaacaatatcaattaaaattcgtGAAGTTTGCACATCACTGCCCTTAtgtataattacttttatttttgctgTGAATGGCTTTAATActataaatggaaaaaatatataaatatctaatttatatgatatttccttaattttagtttttatatacatacaaaactgaaattctttatttctcatgCCAAATGTTTGGAGTGATTTGAGCATTGTCCCTTTCCATGCAAGAAAACTGGCAAGATCCCATTTAGATGGACAACTTTGTAGAGAAGACTCTGTATCATGATCCATGTATATACTAAGAGACTCAGCCCGTACCAGTTGATAAAGGGTTTGTGAATTAGTTGAATAAATTCCTGGTTTCCATTTACTAgagtattaaataatttgatagTTTCAAAAgtatatcatattaatttgTTCACTTATGAAATCAAACATATTAATAAGCTTACTTGTTTGTTGTTGTCATAGATATACTTTGTATACAAATACCACAAGCAGATAAAGAATTGcagaaaagtttttcttcatatctaatatgtatattatttattgtaatctGAAAATTCCTCATAATAGATGTCACTATGCCATCAAAAAAATTGAGGGGCAatcctaaaaaaatataatagaataattttttaactacATAGATAAAACTTGCACTTGACATTAATTCAAATTATAGaagacttttatttatatagcttatcaatataaaaaatactttaatattttaattaccaGCAGTAAATGCTTCATCTCCCTCAAGATCTtccaatattttccttttttcagcTCTTAATAATCTCTTTTGCAATTCCACATTATATTGGCCATATAATATAGGAACAGctactataaatatatccttaaacaaaataaaatgttagatTTCTATCAATATGTTCAAActgtaaatttaaaaataaaaaaaaaattttatgactatttttatatcgttacctctatatatataacgacTGGCTGTGAAAGTAATCCAGTCCATGgtatctttaaaattatttttcctattAGACCAGCCTCTACACGTATGGGTAATCCAAGTTGATACTGAAGAtatggaaaatgaaatatatgcatataaattttcataattgttcttaattatgatatatgaaataaatgataaacgattataaataaataaataaataaataaataagaaacgtcgtctataagatataaaagtatTGATGCGAATAAAACGTTAcacaaaaattgattattttaccAAAGCTTCTGGTTTTAATTTAAGATCTGTGAGACATGTGTCACCGGAAAAAATACCAATATTAAATCGTTCTGTGTCTAAATCTTCAACATATCTGCCCAAAAGACGATTTAAAAACGCTGCTATAGCTCCTTCaaacattattgttattattaatgacaAAATTATATCTCTTATTTCACTTAACCAACCACCTTACAATATTCATTATAACCTCGAGATAAGTTGCAACTAGTATAATGCAATTCGGTCAGGCGCAGAAATGACACGtctttattgattttttctctctgcagcatcttattattttcgcgTTTATTATGCAGTTTTATCGGTTCATacgaatatcaaaaatattttttcgacgaaatttaaatatcaaaatcgacttatatataacaaatattatagtataaatgTATAGAATATTTAGTTTGGCGCtcaaaaattgaatttaaaattattgatgCAACGTACTTCCTGTTACACTGTTTTAAGAATGATATACCATCTTGTAGTATATTTTGATACTATTGATATGGATCTGTCGGTAAAGCAGTTGTATATCAACGtcggaaatgaaaaaagattcatAGGACATATATGATAAGTCggtaacaaaaatattatacttttgataaaatcgcaagtttaaattataaatctataaaaagcACAATACTCATAAAAAAAGcacaataattatacaaaaaaacaaattcaagatcaaatcattaaaaataaaacatataagagaaaacacattttattttattaataagtagaaaaaaatgtacgcATTCGTACACTGAACATAACATTTATTAGTAAGATAATTCTTAGGACAGTTTTAAAGATCATAATCGTTGTTATTTACAAAGATAATGAAGCGCTTATTggtcttttattaataacaattattatttatagatacatCAATTTTACAAACcagtttataacaaataaatgttgtcacttaatattacattataacataagaaaaaaaaagtattcaaaCCATTATGATACATTACAAATTATGCTTCTACATACGCGAGAAAAAATTCTAGTATACATTTATGCATACTACATAAGCGTTATTCAAAATCCACGTATGTACTTCTTACATCATTTAGATCATACTTGATATGGCtaaatagtttttctttttctctttaaagaaatacgaaattCGAGATAGATATCTTATAATCACATATGCGATAACCGTTCAATTAGATGGCACAATGGcgttttatcatattttacaaATCATTTCAGCATGACAGTAAACGATTCAAACTAAAACGCGTTGTTTGGTCTCTCCAGTATTTGGATCCACTATgactttctctttaaaattattaacatgCGACGTGACATTGAACGAGCTGGAATTTCCGTCTGTTTGAGGAAAGAATCTTCCATCGGCGTACTCTTTAAAAAGTAATTCTGTGTTTTTGCTTTGCTCTTCTTTCCCATTAACAGCCACCTTTCTCATTGTCAGCGTGAGCAATTCTATAATGAGATAAGATTCGGGCTTATATAACCGTGTGAAATGCAGTCTGATGTGTTCACCCACATTTTCGTCTCTTCGAGGAATATAATCGCAATGTGGACAAGATGGTGTCATTCGTTCGATTCCGTGACGTCTTTTATGAGCATCCATCGCTTCCTTGTCGCTCGTCGAAAAGGGGCAATTTTGACAACGAATCGCCTCAGTGTCATTTTCGTTCGATGGTAATAGCATTCCTTTTTTCTGCATCAAAATCAAAGTTTGCTTGTCTTGATTGGAGACCTGCATGGAGTTCGTTGTCGTTGAAACCGATGTTACACCACCGCTGCCAGCTATTGTGTTTATGGTCGACACGGAAATCGTCGTAACAGGTGCTACTGTCGTACTTGATCCAATTGTTTTACCAGAACGACAACTTGATGTTGTATCGATGATACCATCGCTGTCAACCGATATAGTGTCATCTTCTAGTCGTCGTCGAGAAGCTTGTGCCTCCGCATTAGCTTGATGCTTTTTCAAATGTTGAATATAATTTGCATAATATTTAACAGAATAATCACAGGTGTCGCATCGATATCGCTGCTTGGCACCATGCAACGTCAAATGTACTCTGTACTGTTCGCGTTTCTCGAACGCCGAAGGACACTTATGACATTTGTAACGTTTTTCCTTCAATCGACCATTACGTAGATAACCTGGATAAACGAAATTTGGATTACCACGCATGTATGCGCCGAATTGTGGATCAGGTGCAGATGCCGAAGAAGAATTCGGTGATGTGGTATCGCTCGTTTCGTTATGTCTTCGATGTACCACttgatgttttattaaattttgagCTGTTTTTGAAGAATAATCGCATTCCGAACATTTGAAGCGATTGTTCGATCCGTGTAGAGTCATATGATATTCTAGAGCGTCCAATTTGAAATATCGTGCTGGACACTTAGCACAGGTGAACACTTGATTGCTAGTTCGTTGACTAGACGACGCTGTGAAAGAAGTGTTTAAGGCGTACGGTGTACTTTCTGTCACTTCCACGACAATCCATGCTACGTTAGCCGACGAGTCGCTGAATTCTTGATTGTTAGCCTCCACGCATGCCGTTGCAGGTGGTGGATATCTTTGCGAGTGCCCATACAAAgttaatagatattttgttCGTTCTTGATATTCAGTAGAATGTGCTTTCTGATGAGCAAGAAGATGAGCCGGCTGGCGCGCAGCATACGAACACCACTGACACATATACGCTAATTCGGTCGAGTGATAACGTAAATGTATTCTCAATTCTTTTTCGCAAAGAAATCGAGCTGGACATTTACCGCAACAATGTACTAATCGTAAGTCACGCAGATCCGGTTCAGCTCCCAAAACTGGCTGATGCGTCAGTCCAAGTAACATCGCCAAATCATTCAGCTGTTGCGAATCGGATCGCGTTTGATCGACTAAGCAATGAACGGTACCTAAAGAACCTGAATGCATATCCGCATGAGCGGTCATCACTTCTCTACGTGTACAAGTAAAACTACAATCCTCACAGGCAATCAGTGGCTCTTGACTTGGATAATCAACGTGCATCATCTCGTGATCGCGAACCTCAGCACGACGAGAAGTCACGTAAGGACAATGTCGACATTTCAGCATTTTTGTTAAGGTACCGTCTGGTCGCGATACCCACACTAATGGTGCGTCGGGCAATGCACGAGTATCCAAAAGAAGAGGAGGCGGTGCATTCGAACTTTTCGTTGGTACGCTCGATAGGGACGTTACGTTATTCTTGGATGTAGTCGGAATATTCTTTTCCgaagaagtttctttttttgaactATTATCACCTACGATATTAGAATATCTTAATGAGTTTGAGAgctcaaatttatttattatagaaatgcaataaaatgataaaataggTCTCACTGTCTTCAGAATTTATTGCCTGTAACTTGGACTTTACAACAGGCATGCGAAAATCCATACTTTGCTGATGTACAACAGCTAATTCTTCTCCGTGAAGTCTTGCATGCTCCAATAACTCactaattacaaaaaattacaaaagattacaaatgaaatgaaaaatttcgaacTCAAATTTACAATATGTACCATTAAATTTATGGTAGACTTTACTTACGCTTTTGTATTAACGTAATATGGACAGagataacatttaaatattgcgTTACTATTTGGACGATGATGCATCCGATGCATTGTTAAAGATGCTGTGTCTGATGCAGAGAATGGACAATCTCCACAACCATATGCATTCTATTGataagaaacatttaaaataaataagtttcattatatatagtCTGAAAAACTAttccttatttatatataaatcatgcTTACCCTCTCTTCATTGGCATTTTGATCTACAACTTCGTAATGAGACTTTACATGTAACAAAACTGTATCTTTATTAGAATCTTTATAGTTACATCTTTTACATTTCCATAATGTCCGTTTATTATCATCAACAGTTATAGTTGTGGTAGTTGTTGATGCTGCTATTGTGGAGGTAGAAATGGAGATATTTGAACTTTGTACATTTACAGGATTACTTTTAAGCAACGATTGTCCACGGTTTTTAACTGCAGCTTTTAATGGAGGTGGATGTCTTAAAGATATAATGTTTTCATTgtgattttcttcgtttgttaTTAAGAGAGGATCAACAGCAGAAGCGAGTTCAGCAGTCTGTGAGTATTCTTTATTACtcataattaacaatttggtTGGTGGTTCACTAAAATTAACTTCTTCTatacttctttcttccatATTTTGATCATCCCATACTTGTTGTTCAAcctgaatataaaaattaaatactttataagttcatttcatttatctcttaatttgtatagtataattaacatataaatataaaatctgcAGTACTgattatatttgcatatatatttaaaaataatataaatgtaaaatatatatatatatatatttcgtgttaatatttgattatatttacaCTGTTTTTGATATAGCGGATTTATAAAGTATTCAGTCTCGTGTATctgcacatatatgtatatttgtaaatcATTTGTGccacttattttattatataaaggcATGATTAATAATTCTGTATATGAAACAATAACTTTTACCTGTGCAAggtatttgttatattttgaataatttcgtCGACCTGTTTCATCAGTCATAAGTACTCTAGCAGTCAAATGCACCGGATCTTTTGCTGCTTTAAGCTTAATATGCTTTGTAATATCCCATCTCCAATTTGAACGATATGCGCAGAGAGAACACTCGAACGGTTTCCTATTTAAATGACCAACTATGTGCACATGAAAACGACTTGCAGTGGATGCCCAAAATGGGCAATGAGGACACTTGAATACTCGTCGTCCATTTGGATGTGTAGAAGTTCCTTCAACCTAACAGAAGATATTGCACTTCTTGACTATAGTAAAGAATGTTGTTGTTTATTAAACACAGATGAAAAGAAGCAGATAAagccgtttcttttttctttttttattaagagcATACACATAGCACATATGAACATTGATATTTCATGaagatgaaattatatttgaatctAATGAAGTATTCAgcctctatcttttttattaacaaaaaaatccAATAATGTATCAAAATACatgtaataaatttgtcaAATCGGCATACCCTCTCCAGTGTACCTCTGTCTTTGGTAAATTGACTTTTCTACGACTAGATGCAGGGATTTAAAGCATATTAGCTTTTAATCAGCAGCAGcatgttttatataacatatatatatatatatatatatatatatatatatatatatacatatacatacatatatacagacatatatatacacaagtgttttattaaaaataaaagcttgTAATATGGTTCTACTGATATTAAAGCTTTTATACTTGACCTTGAAACTGTCTTATTAAAGATAATGTAAATGATGTGAGCAGATTTTATGAGTTTCATGTAAAAGTTCGTTTGTGAAATTACATCTACGCCATACCGAAGATCCAGAAGAATTGTGCCCTCCAAGACTGGTGTCCCATTCCAAATGAGAAGGATATGTATATTCACTACTGTATGCAGCCATGCGAAGTTCCGAGCACTCAGTAACCTTCTCAAAACTACTATCAACTGATGACTCTCTGCTTGTTTGCTGACAACACTGCATGTGTACTTCAAGATCGGTCGTACTCTTGCAACGTCTTCTGCACTTAGGACAACGTGACATGCCCACAGATACACTGAGAGCAGTGTGGTGTGTTTGTTTGTGACAAGCCAGTTCTTCCATGCTACTAGCTTTAAACGTACACCAACATTTCAGATCGTTCATGTTACTTACAGCTACCTCTGGTATCCCATTGTTCATGGCTGCTGAtgttgataatttttctttaagtttATCAAAAAAGGaggcattttttctttcgaatgcaTTTACTGCATTATTGATATCCTTCTTTGAGCTTATCTAtacaaaacaaataacaaaactctatagtaatatattttaaatctattaaCACAAATAAGTATTTAGTAaagaacaattaatttaaataaccaACCTCTTTATTCCCATATAATTTAGCCATTTCTGTATCCCTTGCAATTTGGGCCAATTCAGGTCTTACTCTAACACGTGGTACTTTTAACAATGTTGTTGATGTACTACTATTTAAAGTAGTATTTGACTTAATGTTAATTGGATTTAATGGAATTAACATAGGCAATGGTTTTCTGGATTTGTTTAAGGCAGCTGGTGCATGACACTCTGCCAAGTGACGTTGCATTTCAGAATCCCAAGCTGTTATAAATTGACAAGCTTTCTCTTCACATTTTAAAGCTATACAATCTGCACCTGCAAGTATACTTTTCTTATCGTCAATTGATTGATCAGAATTAAAAGATTCTTCAAGACTAATTGATGTAGTATTTCCTGTTGTACCAATAGGTTCCCGAAAATCACTTGCACCAACCtacagaaaataattattgtatttaaaaatagttaaaattaaaaataaaaaaaacaatttgatTCATATAATTCTTACCTGATTATAACGTTTTGGACTATTACGTGGTTTACGCTCAAACggcatattatttttacgatttggTTGACCTACTGGAGGCTCATGATGATTTGTTTCATGCACAGTTAAACTTTGTCGAATATCAGCAGTAAAATTACATGCTCTACATTGAAAAGCCCCTCCACCACCATGATTACGTGTATGTCGATCCAAATTCCACtaaaatgtacatatttactttatgaatatttttaatgctGAGTTTGgtaaatatcataataaacAAACCTTATATGGTGTTCTAAAATCACAGGCATCGCACTTGATCATTGGCATGGAGTGATATTTGACATGCTTTGTATAACGTGCTCGTACATGTGTAACATAAGAGCACTTAGCACAACGaaagaatcttctttttaaatgatgTACTCGTTGATGAGTTTCCAGATCACGTGAAGATAGTGCATCATAAGGGCACATAGGACATTGATTTTCACTTGTATCATGAACGCTTTTGGTCTTTAAAGTTTCATAAAAcaaggatattaaaaatattaaatgtataaaactTCATGTCAATAAGCAAGTATGGGCGTGtcaatgtaaaatttatcaatatataaattataataaaaataaaaaatttactataataaacaatagaaTTTAAACCAAAAATGTAAATACTTAGGACAAAGCATTAAAGATTTGTATGTCTACAAATCTTTATTGATTAAATTGATATGTACTTACCGTTTGTTggctttcctttttcatttgttccaaataaatattaatattagacTGATCCTTTAGAGATTCTTCGCTGATGTctttcatattaaataattcctCCGTAAAAAAAGATTGGTCACTTTGATTTTCTGTCTGATCATCAATATTGTAAGATTCCACaatatccttttcttcttcatgtTGATCaacattatcattttttgcttcagtttctatttcattctcttcaaAATCGTTCATCATTTTTTGTGTTACATCCGTTTTGCCTTGCTGCTGTAGTCGAGGTCGAAGTGCCCGCAAACGAGGCGGTCTTCCTGacatc
This genomic interval from Vespula pensylvanica isolate Volc-1 chromosome 8, ASM1446617v1, whole genome shotgun sequence contains the following:
- the LOC122630975 gene encoding uncharacterized protein LOC122630975 isoform X2, encoding MHRAFHRHRKDIFIPFRFKLVPILGHLDDTIPNRIQHRSVHENKRIFFKMSGRPPRLRALRPRLQQQGKTDVTQKMMNDFEENEIETEAKNDNVDQHEEEKDIVESYNIDDQTENQSDQSFFTEELFNMKDISEESLKDQSNINIYLEQMKKESQQTTKSVHDTSENQCPMCPYDALSSRDLETHQRVHHLKRRFFRCAKCSYVTHVRARYTKHVKYHSMPMIKCDACDFRTPYKWNLDRHTRNHGGGGAFQCRACNFTADIRQSLTVHETNHHEPPVGQPNRKNNMPFERKPRNSPKRYNQVGASDFREPIGTTGNTTSISLEESFNSDQSIDDKKSILAGADCIALKCEEKACQFITAWDSEMQRHLAECHAPAALNKSRKPLPMLIPLNPINIKSNTTLNSSTSTTLLKVPRVRVRPELAQIARDTEMAKLYGNKEISSKKDINNAVNAFERKNASFFDKLKEKLSTSAAMNNGIPEVAVSNMNDLKCWCTFKASSMEELACHKQTHHTALSVSVGMSRCPKCRRRCKSTTDLEVHMQCCQQTSRESSVDSSFEKVTECSELRMAAYSSEYTYPSHLEWDTSLGGHNSSGSSVEGTSTHPNGRRVFKCPHCPFWASTASRFHVHIVGHLNRKPFECSLCAYRSNWRWDITKHIKLKAAKDPVHLTARVLMTDETGRRNYSKYNKYLAQVEQQVWDDQNMEERSIEEVNFSEPPTKLLIMSNKEYSQTAELASAVDPLLITNEENHNENIISLRHPPPLKAAVKNRGQSLLKSNPVNVQSSNISISTSTIAASTTTTTITVDDNKRTLWKCKRCNYKDSNKDTVLLHVKSHYEVVDQNANEERNAYGCGDCPFSASDTASLTMHRMHHRPNSNAIFKCYLCPYYVNTKAELLEHARLHGEELAVVHQQSMDFRMPVVKSKLQAINSEDSDNSSKKETSSEKNIPTTSKNNVTSLSSVPTKSSNAPPPLLLDTRALPDAPLVWVSRPDGTLTKMLKCRHCPYVTSRRAEVRDHEMMHVDYPSQEPLIACEDCSFTCTRREVMTAHADMHSGSLGTVHCLVDQTRSDSQQLNDLAMLLGLTHQPVLGAEPDLRDLRLVHCCGKCPARFLCEKELRIHLRYHSTELAYMCQWCSYAARQPAHLLAHQKAHSTEYQERTKYLLTLYGHSQRYPPPATACVEANNQEFSDSSANVAWIVVEVTESTPYALNTSFTASSSQRTSNQVFTCAKCPARYFKLDALEYHMTLHGSNNRFKCSECDYSSKTAQNLIKHQVVHRRHNETSDTTSPNSSSASAPDPQFGAYMRGNPNFVYPGYLRNGRLKEKRYKCHKCPSAFEKREQYRVHLTLHGAKQRYRCDTCDYSVKYYANYIQHLKKHQANAEAQASRRRLEDDTISVDSDGIIDTTSSCRSGKTIGSSTTVAPVTTISVSTINTIAGSGGVTSVSTTTNSMQVSNQDKQTLILMQKKGMLLPSNENDTEAIRCQNCPFSTSDKEAMDAHKRRHGIERMTPSCPHCDYIPRRDENVGEHIRLHFTRLYKPESYLIIELLTLTMRKVAVNGKEEQSKNTELLFKEYADGRFFPQTDGNSSSFNVTSHVNNFKEKVIVDPNTGETKQRVLV